In the Armatimonas rosea genome, CTTCTGGCGGGCATGCTTCCCAATCTGGCGCGGCTGGTGTTCTTCTTCGACCCGTTTGTCTGGCTCGCCTGCCGTGAGTACGATCTAGCACGAGAGGCCGCCTGCGATGCCGAGGCACTGCGAGTTAGTGGCATGGCACCGGCGGACTACGGGCGCCTCTTGCTCAAGCTGAGCCTGCCCTCGCCGCCGCTCACCCCGACCGCGGGCATAGTGACTCTCGGCGTCGCATCCCCCGATAGCCTGCTTCTCCGCCGCCGCCTTGAGGGGCTCCGCCGAAGTGGGGGGCTGCCGCGCGGCGGGGCTAGCCTTGTTCTTCTCGTCACTCTGGGAGCCCTGAGCCTCCATCCCATCCGAGGGAGCGCACGGCCCGCTGCCGCGCGCCACGAAGTGCCGGTCGCAAAGCCTCTCGCTCCCCCTGCTATCGTCTCGGCTGGCCTGCCAGCCGTGACTCTCCCCAACCTGGTTTTCACGAAAGGAACTGACACAATGTTTACACGCTTCATGGAACAGAAACCGCTGACTCGTCCCATTGGGCAGAAGCCCAAGCTATCCGCTGCCCTAGCGACAGCCTCTCTCGCCCTAGTCTCCGCTCCCGCACTCCTCGCCCCGGCTCCCACGGCGGCCCAGACCCCTCCTCCCGCACCGGCGGTCCCCGCGGAGCCTGCCACATCCACGGCACCTGTCGTCCCTGTTGTCCAAGCGGGGCGCTACCAGTACACGCTACGGATGGGCAGCTCGTACTCGACACATACCCAAGAGAGGAGGGTCGCTAGCGCCCAGCGCGAGCTGGCAAAGGCGCAACCCGGAGACTGCCTCGTAGTAGATCGTGACGGCAAGCGCTACCTCATCACCGACCCTGAGACCCTGCGCAAGCTCCAAGACAACGATGCGCCGATGGAGGAGCTGGGCAAGCAAATGGAGGCCAAGGGGAAAGAGATGGAGCTAAGCAGCAAGCCCATGGAAGCGCTGGGCAAGCAGATGGAAGCCTTTGGCAAGCAAATGGAGGGAAAAGGACAGGAGCTGGAGGCGCTGGGCAAGCAGCTAGAGGGCGCGTCTGAGACAGAGCGACAGAGCATCCTCGAGAAGATGCAAGCGCGCCAGCAAGAGATGAAAGCTCCCGCTGAGGAGATGAGACAACTAGGAAAGAAAATGAGAGAGCACGGAGATAAGATGCGCGGGCCAGGCAACGAGATGCGCGAGCTGGGCCAGAAGATGCGCGTGGCAGCCAAGGAAGCCAATGAGCGCATGGTAACCCTCCTCGACACGGCATTCAAGAACAACCTCGCAGTCGAGCAGAAAGGCTCCTAGTCAACACGGTCACGGGGACGAGCACGCAGGGTTGCGCTCGTCCCTAATCGGTGTAAGAGGCGCGACTCGTCCCAAATCAGGTAGAACGTAAGGCATGAGCAAGCAAATTTCCACCCTCTATCTGACCGGTGCTAACAACCATGACTGGGAGCGGACCGGTCCGTTTCTGCGCGATGTTCTCTCGGCCTCAGGCGACTTTGCGGTCACCTACGCCGAAGACGCATCCACGGCGCTGGAGGCCGATTTGGCGCGCTTTGACCTGCTCTTTCTCGACTACAACGGCCCGCTCTGGAGCGAGGCGGCGCAGGCAAACTTTTTACAGGCCGTCAAGAGCGGCAAGGGCGTTGTGGTCTTGCACGCCGCCGACAATGCGTTTCCGGGCTGGGTGGAGTACGAAAAGCTGGTTGGCTTGATGTGGCGCGAGGGCACGGGGCATGGAAAGTTCCATGCGTTCACCGTCACGATCCAAAACGCGGAGCACCCGATCACGGCAGGCCTGACGGACTTTGTGACGGAGGATGAGCTCTACCATAGGCTCGTTCCGATGCACGGGACGCCGGTGGAGGTGCTCGCCAGCGCGTACTCGTCGCCCGAGAGCGGCGGCACGGGTGAGCTTGAGCCCATGCTCATGACCACCCACTACGGCGCGGGACGGGTGTTTCACACGGCGCTCGGGCATGTCTGGAAAGGCTCGTCGCTGGCGGCGGTTGAGAATGCGGCCTTCCAAGAGACCCTCCTGCGTGGTGCCCGCTGGGCTGCAGAGAAGCACTAGACATGGATCGTGTTGCGACTGTTACCCACCTCAAAGGCTGTGTGGCCTTCTGGGACTTTGTCAAGCGCGAACAGGGCGGGACCCAGCGCTTTGTCTCCCATGTCCACCCCTACGCCCTCGATGCGGGCAACTATATCAAGGACTACTGGGGCGAGGGGCGCGACGCTACCTACGCGGACTTCCCGCTCTTGGGGCGTGGGCCGTTTGGTGAGGCCGTGCGGATTCGCAAAGAAGACGACCCGAGCTTCCGCCCGTTTCTCTTTGTGCCCCGCGCGCGGCTCCACGACACACCGCTGGATATCAAGGGCGCGGGAAAGTCCGTCACGGTCGTGGTCTGGGCGATCCGGGAGAGCGGCAACCACGCGCTCGCCGGGATCTGGCATGAGGGCACCGATCTTAAGCAGGACACCACCACGGGGATTCAGAGAGTGGAGAAGGGGCAGCGGCAGTACGCGCTCTTTGCCGGGCTCAACAAAGAGGGCTCGGCGTGTGGGCATGTCTCGGAGAACGGGGGGAGCTCGTTTCTGTGCCGCTACGCGCTGCACAAGTGCAACTCCGCCGCCGTCTCGCCCACGGTGCCCGCCGACTCACCCGCCGACGTGCTCGACCGCTCGTGGCAGTGCTTTGCCATGACCTTCGACCACAAAAAACACGAGCTGACCGGCTGGCTCAACGGGGTCTCCGGCGAGCGCTGGCTGGAGAATCCGCAAAAAGACACCCTGCTCTCGTTTGCCGCCAATGCCTGGAAGCAGGGCCACGCGCCCGGCACCGACCCCAGCTTTCCCCCCGATCAGTACTACACGCCGCCCGAGAAGAAGCCGCGCCGTGTCACCCCGCTCGAAGGCTCCGCTGAGCTACACGAGTTCGGCTACACCCGTGTCAAAGTCACGCGGCAGACGCGCGAGCTGGCGGCGCTGCGGCTCAATCCCTGGTGGTACCCGCACGGCATCTACACGCCCAAAGACGCCACCAGCGGCGGACCGTTCACGATCGGGCGCGTCATCCACAGCTCCCGCGGTGTTGGCTTCACCGGCTGGATCGGGGGCGTCGCGGTCTTCAACCGTGCCCTCTCAGAGCGAGAGTTGCTGACCCTATCGGCGCTCCGAGCGTCTTCTTAGATAGTGTCTTGGTCAAGCATGGTTGGGGCCATCCTAATTGGGGTAAACTGTTGCTGAACTTAAACTACTCTACATCGGGGATACTCCGCTTAACGGCCGCACGACTCGGACAGACACCGTCGTCGAAGGGGAGTAAACAGTGTATAGGAAAGATTGAAAAGTATGAAAATGTTTCGAAGAATACTGCTCGTAGCGGTATCAGTACTTATAATGGGATGCGGCCCCGGCAAAATCCCTAGTGAGGCTAACCTAACTATAGACAAGAGTAGCATTACTGCTGTCATTGATGAAGGGGTATGCTCAGGATTAAAAGAGATAGGAGAGTTCACGATCACAAACAACAATCCTGGTTCATCCACTTACACTATATATAAAAGCGACAACTTCACGACTGAAAGCGATTCTATTATAGTACCAGCCAACGACATCCGCAAGGTAAAAGTGTTTTTTAATTGCAAAGACCCATTGCCCGCAACTAAACAAATTATCAAAGTCGAAATCAGTACTGTTGTTAACAGCAACCTGCGTTTTACATCCACGGATATTGCGGTGTCGGTAACTGCCGGTCCTAGCGCGGTTGCGATTAGCTTGGATAAAACGAGGATTGATGCTCTCTTCGTCGATGCTGCCTGCCCACAGACGATGGGGACATTTACCATTACAAATAACAACAAAGGGAGTGTCAAATACACACTGGCACCAAGCACCAACTTCACGGTCAGTACGTCCAGCTTTACTCTGGCTCAGGGGGCTACGAAGACCATCACGGTTCAGTACGACTGTGTCGTTGAGCCGCCGCTCAAACAGAGTATCGGAATCACCGCGACGGCACCGAGTGGCAGCACCACTCTGAAGGGAACCGCAACCGCCTCCGTGGAAGTCGATCTGAAGTCGGATCTGCTGTAGCGTCGGCTTCACCGGCTGGATTGGGGGAGTGGCGGTTTTTAATCGCGCGCTGAGCGAAAAAGAGCTGCTTGTCTTGTCGGCACTACGAGTAGTGTCCTAGCAGTCCTGTTCGCTGGACTTGTCGAGGCGGGGGATGCTCTACCCACTCACGCCCGTGAGGAGCTTTTCACACTAGCTACCCGGTGCGCTTCGGGTAAAATCCGCCCCGAGCCACTATCGTAAGGAACGGAGCGACGATGAACTACACACAGCAACTCTCACGGATAGAGCGGGCGATTGCCGGGCTTCACAAACAGTACGACCCGACCGAGCGCATGCTCAAGGTACCGTTTTCCTCGCCGGGCTACCACACCACGCTCAAGGGCGGGATGGTCCACCCCAACAAGCAGTCCCTGGAGTACGCCCTGGCGCTACTGGACACGGAGAAGCCCGAGTGGATCGAGCGCGGAAAGGCGATCCTGGAGCGCGTGGTCGGGCTTCAGGATACCAACCCGGCCAGCAAGACCTTCGGGATCTGGTCGTGGTTTCTGGAAGAGCCGCTCTCGCAGATGAGCCCGCCGGACTACAACTGGGCCGACTTCTGCGGTGTCTCGCTCCTGCAGGTCGTGCGGGTACACCGGGAGAAGCTCAGCCCGGAGCTGCGACGCGCGGTCGAGGCGGCGATCCTCAACGCCTGCCGCTCCATTGTCAAGCGCAACGTCTCCCCTAGCTACACCAATATCGCTGTCATGGATGCCTATGTCACCCTCATGACCGGAGAGCTGCTCCAGCGCCCCGAGCTCCTGAGCGATGGCCTGGCGCGGCTGGGACGCTTTGCCAAGTACACCCAGGACAACGGGGCCTTTGAGGAGTACAACAGCCCCACCTACACGATCGTGGCGCTATCCGAGCTCTCCCGGGTGGCAGGCCATATAAAAGATCCCCGTGCGCTTGCCCTGGTGCAGCCGCTCGTCTACAAAGCCTGGGAAGAGTTCGCGGGCCACTTCCACGCCCCGACCCGACAGTGGGCCGGGCCGCACAGCCGCGCCTACGCCTCGCTCTTGAGCAACCAAGCACTCAGTGTCATCCAGCGCGGCACGCAGAACCGGGTGAGCTTCGGGGTGGAGTACTTCGACCGTGAGGAGCCACATGTCCCGCTGGTCTGTCCGCGTGCCCTGGAGCCGCTCTTTGGCCCGCTCAGCCAGCCGCGGACGGTCACCGAGACCTTTATCAAGCGGGTGAACCGGGTCGGGACCACCTACCTGCACCCCGACTACGCGCTCGGGACGGTCAACCAGGAAGATCTCTGGAACCAGCGCCGCGCCCTCTTGCTGTACTTCGGGGACGCCAAGACACCCGGCTACGCCCACCTGCGCTTTTTAAAGAACGGCTATGATTTCTCGTCGGCGATCTTGACAACGAAGCAGCGCGAGGGGCTCGTGGTTGGCGCGGTGACGTTTATCACCAACGGCGGCGACACCCATATCTCGCTGGATAAAGTTAAGAACGCCACGATCAAGGCCAAGGACCTGCGCCTGCGCCTAGAGCTAGGAGGACCCGCCGCGAAGGCAGTGACGATCGCTCAGACGATAGGGAAAAATGCTGCCACCCTCACGCTCCCTACCTTTCAGCTACGCTTTATCACGGCGATGGCCCAGTTTGGCGAGTTCGAGGGCAAGCTCGTGATTGGCGGTGACGACACGCGGAAGTGGGTGGATATCGTCCTCTACGAGGGTGACGAGAGAGAGTTCAACCTCGCTGCTCTGGACCAGGCACTGCTCGCGTTTACGCTACGGGTGGGAACGCAGGGCTCGTTCCAGGGCCAAGGCAGTGCGGGCTCCTACACGCTCTCGTCGCAGGGGCTCAGTATCACCGTTCCCACCAAGCCTGGGCCGCGCAAGTGACCCCGGAGCGCCTCCGGGAGCGGGTGCCGCTCTTTGCCGAGGCGCGTGCGCTGGAGCTGATGCCGCTGGCCGATGGGGTGAGCCACAACAACACCAACTACAAGGTGTGGGCCGACGGCACCGCGTACTTTCTGCGGGTTCCGGGGACGGCGGCGCCGTTTCTGGGGGTGCAGCGCGACGAAGAGCTCGCGGCGCTGCGGGCGGCGGGGGCGCAGGGTCTCGCCCCCGAAGTACTCTTTGCTGCGCCCGATGGCCTGCTCGTCTTGCCGTTTCTCGCCGGCGGGCACTGGACCCCCGCCGAGGCCGCGCGCCCGGAGAATATCGTCCGCCTCGCCCAGACCCTGCGCCGCCTCCACGACATCCGCGAGGTCGCGGCGCACTGCTCGGTCTACGAGCGGATCGAGCGGCTGATCGCCAGCGCGACCCAGCTCGGCCAGGCCCTCCCCGACAACCTCCCCGCGCTCCTCGCCTGGATGGCCACGCTCCGCCAGCAGCGCGCCACCGACCCCCGCGCGAGCGTCGGGCTCTGTCACGGCGACTTCTGGCTGCACAACTTCCTCGACGATGGCAAGCAGCTCTGGCTGATCGACTGGGAGTTTGCGGGACGCGGCGATGGGCTGGTGGACTTGGCCAAGATCACGATTGGCGGGAGCAGCTACACCCCCGCGCACCAGCAAGCACTCTTGCACGCCTACGGCTACACCGAGCCGGGCGACCTGACGCTCTTGGACGAGCAGAAAACCCTCCTCCTGCTTTTTCAGGCGGTCTGGGCGCTGGTGCTCCACGGCCTGCGCGGCCCCGAGAGCGCGTTTGACTACCTCGCCCACTCCCAGCAGACCTTCCGCCAGATTAACCGTGCGCTCAGCCTCTAAGATAGCCCTGGGTGGGGAGGAGCCCGTGCGCCTTCAGGAGCGCGATCCCCTCGACAATAAAGCTCTGCGGCAGGCGCGCACCGCCGTAGAGCAGGGGCGGCTCAACTTTTAGCGCGTCATCCCCGTAGGCGCGGCAGTGGTCGAGGACTTTGTTGGCGTTGGCGAAGGCATTGCCATGGGGAAACTCCGCGACCAGCGCAAAGGCGGCGCTAACCACGGTCTCTAGTGTCTGGGAGAGCGCCTCGGCGGCGGCTTGCTCACCGCTATCGAGCAGGCGCAGGAGCTCGGCGAGCTCGGGGGCGAAGACATTGGCGGTGCTTAGAAGAAAGCCGTCGTAGGGGCCGCCGCCCGTGCGGGGCCAGGGGACGTAGCCGCCTTTTTCCGCGCCGCGCACCAGGAATACCCCACCAAAGTCCAGGCCACTCTGGGCCACACGGTCTGCGCCGCTGGTGTCCTTGAAGAGGATGACATTGGCAAACTCCGCCGTGAGCGCCGCGACTGTCTCCGGCGCGAGCTCGTTCTGTGTCACTTGTGGGAGCTGGTAGAGCGCGGTCGGCCAGCCACGGGCGAGCACCTGCGCCAGGCCCGCACGAAGCGCCTCCTGCGAGAGCTCGCTGCCCTTAGGCGGGCAGATCGTCACCCCAGCCACAGCGGGATGCGTCCGCAGCGGCTCCAAAGATTCTAAGCAGGCGAGCAGCTCCTCCACGGAGGTCTTGAGCACGCCGATCAGCACGCGAATGCCTGCCACGGCGGCGGCGTCCAAGACAATGCCTAGGAGCCGGTGAATATCATCGTCACCCATCTCCCAGCCCTCGCCGGTGGAGCCGGGGACCAGGATGCCCTTCACCTGCGGCGCGAGCGCGGTCAGGTGCGCCTGGATGCGGGTAGGATCGGGCATGTGCGCGGCCTGAAAGTGCGTCAGGGTGGGGCACCAGAGGCGTGGGATACCACCGGGGAAGAGCGCTGCCTGGAGCGCCTGGCGCTGAGAGTTAATAGTACTCATTCTTTGGTACTGACCTTCAGCGCACGGAGCGTCCCGGCAAAGCGTGGCAGGCTGGCATACGCCGAATCGACCGGGTTGGCGCTATCGAACCCCACGCAGAACGGCTCCTGCGGCTGGCGGCTGAGCGGCCCGCTGAGCTTGTGGGTAGCGACGACCTCCCCATTCACCTTCAGGCTCAGCGCACCGTCGGCGGCGATTCTGGCTTCGAGCACGGCGTTCTCTGCGAGGGGGCGGGGTGAGGTGAGGCGCACGAGCTCTCCGCCCGACGGATGGACCGCAAAGACCGCGTGGCCGTCCTTGAGGTAGAGCGCGTAGCCCGTACTCGTCCCCCCGTGGGCAACCAAGACGCCACTCGTGGGCTTGCCCTCCAGCGTGCAGGAGATCGTCAGCGGGCGATTGACAACCTGCGGAGCTTGTGCACCGCTGAGCGTGTCACCTACCTTGAGGGAGTCCAGCGTGGCGGGCTTTGTGGACGTGGCTTGGGCGCTTTCTTCAAACGGGTAGAGGGTGACGGGGTTCTTGACCTCGCCTGCGGGGCGGCGGCCGGGGCCGGGGACGGTCTCACCCAGCTCGGCGCGCATTGCCACCGCAAGGGCTTTCAGGCGAGTGACAATCTCCGGGTGCGCGGCGGCCACATCGGTGCGCTCCCCGATCTCGGTGTCGAGGTTGTAGAGGCGGGGAGACTCCAGCGAGGCAGCGACGGTTGCGCCCGCCTTGCCCATTCCCTCGCTCTGGGGCGCGATGGCGAGCTTCCAGGGGCCGGAGCGGACGGCTTGAAGCTGGTAGCCATTGAAGTAGTAGCGGGCCTCGTGCGGCGACTGTTTTGTCTTCCCCAGCAGGAGCGGCGCGATATCCTTGCCGTCGATCTTGCGATCGGTGGGGACAGTGCCCCCGGCGAGCTGGACAAAGGTCGGGAGAAAGTCGATTGTCCCTGCCACGGCATCGCTGGTGCTGCCGGGGGCGATCTTTCCAGGCCACGCGACGAGGGTCGGCTCGCGGACCCCGCCCTCCCAGGTGCTGCCCTTGCCGCCGCGTAGCGGGCCGGCCTCGCCGCTGTCCTTGCCCTGGGTCAGCCAGGGGCCATTGTCCGACGTAAAGATAACAAGCGTGTTCTTATCCAGCCCGAGCTTCGCCAGGGTCTCCCGCACCCGCCCGACACTCCAGTCCACCTCCTCCACCCAGTCCCCGACACGGCCGTTGGCGGACTTGCCGCGGAACTGTGCGCCCGGATGGATCGGCGTATGGATCGCGGTGTGGGGCAAGTAGAGAAAGAACGGCTTTTTTTGATTGTCCGTGATGAACTTAATGGCCTCGTCGGTGTAGCGCTCCGTGAGGCGGCTCTGCTCCTCGCCCGTGAGTAGCTCGATCACTTTATCGTCGCGCAGGAGTGGCACGACGGGTTGTGTGCCGCCCTTGGCCTTCTTGAGCATGTCGTTGGAGTAGGGAAAGCCAAAGTAGTGGTCGAAGCCATGGCGCGTGGGCAGGAACTCCGGCTGGTCCCCGAGGTGCCACTTGCCGATACACATAGTCGCGTAGCCCTGGTCTTTGAGTAGCTCCGCCACCGTGTGCTCGTCTTTGTTGAGCCCGTTTTTCTCGCCGGGAAAGAACACGCCGGGAATCGAGACCCGCGCCCCGTAGCAGCCCGTGAGCACCTGCGCCCGCGAGACCGAGCAGACCGGTGCGGCATAGAACGAGGTTAGCTTCATGCCCTCGCGTGCCATCTTATCCAAGTTCGGCGTGCGGTTCTTGGTCGAGCCAAACGGCCCGATATCCCCGTAGCCCATGTCGTCGATAAAGATCAGGACGATATTGGGTTTTTGTGTGGCCCCCACCTGCCCCCTGGCCCCCACCGAGTGGGGGGAGAGAAAGGAGGGGGCGGCGAGCAGGAGCGCGGCACTGGCGAGAGAAAGAAGCGTTTTCATACGATTAACCTCGGCCCACGAGGGGCATCTTGGTGGCCATGACGGTCATAAACAGGACATTTGCGTCCAGCGGGAGGCTGGCCATGTGGAGCACGGACTGCGCGACATGCTCCACATCCATCACCGGCTCGACCGCCAGGGTGCCGTCGGCCTGTGGGACT is a window encoding:
- a CDS encoding LamG domain-containing protein, coding for MDRVATVTHLKGCVAFWDFVKREQGGTQRFVSHVHPYALDAGNYIKDYWGEGRDATYADFPLLGRGPFGEAVRIRKEDDPSFRPFLFVPRARLHDTPLDIKGAGKSVTVVVWAIRESGNHALAGIWHEGTDLKQDTTTGIQRVEKGQRQYALFAGLNKEGSACGHVSENGGSSFLCRYALHKCNSAAVSPTVPADSPADVLDRSWQCFAMTFDHKKHELTGWLNGVSGERWLENPQKDTLLSFAANAWKQGHAPGTDPSFPPDQYYTPPEKKPRRVTPLEGSAELHEFGYTRVKVTRQTRELAALRLNPWWYPHGIYTPKDATSGGPFTIGRVIHSSRGVGFTGWIGGVAVFNRALSERELLTLSALRASS
- a CDS encoding M56 family metallopeptidase, with the translated sequence MNLTSLNELVMPWAEGMFRACWQGALAVGMVWCLCRLSPCLPAATRALLWWLVCLKALLSLVTTGPLKLAVLPAAPVPSAATAVLTPVAVQAVSVKALPPFTSISPSSSIRQAPSVPLPRPSLSSILFALWLTGVLALLALVGLERRAVRRLAAQARPCDAVTPLREIARALGLAASPPLLVSERANSSLVMGLWRPKVVLCQADLLRLTQSELGAVLAHELAHIRRRDLLAGMLPNLARLVFFFDPFVWLACREYDLAREAACDAEALRVSGMAPADYGRLLLKLSLPSPPLTPTAGIVTLGVASPDSLLLRRRLEGLRRSGGLPRGGASLVLLVTLGALSLHPIRGSARPAAARHEVPVAKPLAPPAIVSAGLPAVTLPNLVFTKGTDTMFTRFMEQKPLTRPIGQKPKLSAALATASLALVSAPALLAPAPTAAQTPPPAPAVPAEPATSTAPVVPVVQAGRYQYTLRMGSSYSTHTQERRVASAQRELAKAQPGDCLVVDRDGKRYLITDPETLRKLQDNDAPMEELGKQMEAKGKEMELSSKPMEALGKQMEAFGKQMEGKGQELEALGKQLEGASETERQSILEKMQARQQEMKAPAEEMRQLGKKMREHGDKMRGPGNEMRELGQKMRVAAKEANERMVTLLDTAFKNNLAVEQKGS
- a CDS encoding dihydrodipicolinate synthase family protein; amino-acid sequence: MSTINSQRQALQAALFPGGIPRLWCPTLTHFQAAHMPDPTRIQAHLTALAPQVKGILVPGSTGEGWEMGDDDIHRLLGIVLDAAAVAGIRVLIGVLKTSVEELLACLESLEPLRTHPAVAGVTICPPKGSELSQEALRAGLAQVLARGWPTALYQLPQVTQNELAPETVAALTAEFANVILFKDTSGADRVAQSGLDFGGVFLVRGAEKGGYVPWPRTGGGPYDGFLLSTANVFAPELAELLRLLDSGEQAAAEALSQTLETVVSAAFALVAEFPHGNAFANANKVLDHCRAYGDDALKVEPPLLYGGARLPQSFIVEGIALLKAHGLLPTQGYLRG
- a CDS encoding sulfatase-like hydrolase/transferase, whose translation is MKTLLSLASAALLLAAPSFLSPHSVGARGQVGATQKPNIVLIFIDDMGYGDIGPFGSTKNRTPNLDKMAREGMKLTSFYAAPVCSVSRAQVLTGCYGARVSIPGVFFPGEKNGLNKDEHTVAELLKDQGYATMCIGKWHLGDQPEFLPTRHGFDHYFGFPYSNDMLKKAKGGTQPVVPLLRDDKVIELLTGEEQSRLTERYTDEAIKFITDNQKKPFFLYLPHTAIHTPIHPGAQFRGKSANGRVGDWVEEVDWSVGRVRETLAKLGLDKNTLVIFTSDNGPWLTQGKDSGEAGPLRGGKGSTWEGGVREPTLVAWPGKIAPGSTSDAVAGTIDFLPTFVQLAGGTVPTDRKIDGKDIAPLLLGKTKQSPHEARYYFNGYQLQAVRSGPWKLAIAPQSEGMGKAGATVAASLESPRLYNLDTEIGERTDVAAAHPEIVTRLKALAVAMRAELGETVPGPGRRPAGEVKNPVTLYPFEESAQATSTKPATLDSLKVGDTLSGAQAPQVVNRPLTISCTLEGKPTSGVLVAHGGTSTGYALYLKDGHAVFAVHPSGGELVRLTSPRPLAENAVLEARIAADGALSLKVNGEVVATHKLSGPLSRQPQEPFCVGFDSANPVDSAYASLPRFAGTLRALKVSTKE
- a CDS encoding phosphotransferase → MTPERLRERVPLFAEARALELMPLADGVSHNNTNYKVWADGTAYFLRVPGTAAPFLGVQRDEELAALRAAGAQGLAPEVLFAAPDGLLVLPFLAGGHWTPAEAARPENIVRLAQTLRRLHDIREVAAHCSVYERIERLIASATQLGQALPDNLPALLAWMATLRQQRATDPRASVGLCHGDFWLHNFLDDGKQLWLIDWEFAGRGDGLVDLAKITIGGSSYTPAHQQALLHAYGYTEPGDLTLLDEQKTLLLLFQAVWALVLHGLRGPESAFDYLAHSQQTFRQINRALSL
- a CDS encoding ThuA domain-containing protein, which translates into the protein MSKQISTLYLTGANNHDWERTGPFLRDVLSASGDFAVTYAEDASTALEADLARFDLLFLDYNGPLWSEAAQANFLQAVKSGKGVVVLHAADNAFPGWVEYEKLVGLMWREGTGHGKFHAFTVTIQNAEHPITAGLTDFVTEDELYHRLVPMHGTPVEVLASAYSSPESGGTGELEPMLMTTHYGAGRVFHTALGHVWKGSSLAAVENAAFQETLLRGARWAAEKH